The Prunus dulcis chromosome 3, ALMONDv2, whole genome shotgun sequence genome segment GTGTATCTGTGTTTTGGGGAGAGTTTGGGTCATGGTGGCAAATTTGTGGGTCTTATGTGTAACGTTGTGCTTTTTGTGTGGTGGCAGTGTCCCACCCTCAATATTGGCCATAGTGTCGTTGGCCCTATCCTTACATCTGGTGTGCTTAGGCTAGGGTTTGACAAAACCTACACTTTAGGTGGCCATATATAAGGCTCTCATTATAGAATTCTTGTTGGCGAGTCATTCTCTAGTGAGAGCCTTATATATGGCATTTAGGTGAGATTCTATCTCTTAATTATTAGATCAAGTTAACTAATTTGATCTAACGGCTAACTAATTTGTTCTAACGGTTAAGAGATAAAGTCTCACATAAGGATCATATCtaaggccctcactatagaattcttgttGGCGTTTATGCCTGGTTTTGGGGTGTGCCCATGGGCTATGTGTATTGCTTTGCTGGGCTTATTGTTTTGAGCCTACCTTTGTGTAACTGCCATTGtgttcttttcctcttttaatGGAATTATCtttctgaccaaaaaaaaaaaaaaaagggatatGAACTTCCCTTTTATATATGTAAGAAAATACATAAGATTTTCTTAGTAACTTACAAAGGAAAATGATAGAACCAAACTGATCACCAAATGGACTTGGAATAATGCATACATgtttggaaaaagaaattgtgtACATGTGCATGAGGGTGATTagagaacaaaaatatatGGTGATGAGCTCAAAAATTGCATAATTTGTTTTGACATAGCACTGTGAGACACCATTAACATAACAGTGATCAATTCCGACATTTGATGGTCGTACATATGTAACGTGCTTGATAAGGTCTTGTGTTAGTATCTCTTCAtgcattttgttttgaatgaagtCATTGAAATGTGCTTATTCTCCTAAATCAAACCCAAGTTTTGAAATTCACCTCAAAGTATTTGTTAGATAAGATGCTCCGGTTAAGAATTTTTCTATCTTATCTTCCTGAAAAAAGAATTGGTCAAATGCCTTTATCCAAACCAAATCGACTAAATCCTCATATCCTATCTTTTTCTCTGTGTTCGTTTGGTCCACCAGCGTAATAatgcttttgtttcttcttcctttggCTTTGTTCTTATTTGTTCCCCCTTGGCCTTCCCAAAGCAAAAATGTATTCTCTTGTCACTTCCCTCTGATCCAAACCCACTCCTTTGCCATCCCTAGGGTTTATTTAGGTCACCCATATCATATGGATGCCAACCTGCCATACCTACCTTCTCAATTAATCGCAGGCATGTGCAATGTACTtcttaaatttcatttttttattttgatggaAGACGGTTGGGGTTTTCTCACGTACACACTATCAAAGTATCATGGGAGTTCGAACTTGAAATCGCTAGCTTGCAAGTCAAGGTCTTTTTTCACTTAGCTAGATCCGTTggcaattttattattattattacatacAACGTGTGCATCCTGCGTACCTCCATAGATGGGCAGAGTTAGGTACAGATGCCATACTATTCTTTAATACAACAAGTCATGAGTCACGAagcttcttcctcttctttctaCTTGATCCAATAATACAGAAAGAAAGGAGAGGAGAAACAAACACATAATTGCATCCCAAGGTATTACATAATTTCTTGATTCAACAATTCTAGCGCCTAATAATAAGGCATCTTTCGGCCTTAACAACCCTTGTCTTAAGCCGCAAATTATTTcaaaggtccactcacatgcGTGTAGCTTAATaactacaaaataaatatatacatcaAATCTTTACAGGGAAGATGGTCAATTTTCGCATCTATATGATTAAGCCAAACcccttttaaaaattcaatgaCACAAGAGAATAGCTGCCAAATTTTATTGAAAGCAAACCAACTACCGCTTTcaatatcagtataaacttCTTAGTTGTATTTCCTTGACCAAACTAGAAAGTCAGAAGCTTGAAATCCTAAACTGATCATGGAGAAATAATTGACATTAtcctttttgtatttttttgggtaactTTAACTTAGAAGAGGATCTTTTATTAATTAGCATCTTgctaaaaaaatagaagaaaaaaagaatataataaACTATAGCACTTTTTTCCCCATATAAATATGGAAGCAAAGGAGCTCAGAAAGCTCATCTTTTGTGAATTGTTCTTGGATTGGAGAAAACTGAAGAGAAGCAACAACCATGAAGAAGAGCACCATGTCTTCTCCTCATCCATACCAGTCTCCGGTAATTGTCGACGAGAAAGACGAAGCCAAAAGCTTTAGAGTGGAGAAAGTTGGAGCTTCCAGGTCTCATGCTATGGAAAATGGCAAAGAGGAAGCACCGAAGAATAAGCTAGAGAGGAAGTCAACTGAAGACATCAACGAAAGCGCAGAGGCGTTCATCAAGAAGTTCAGGAAGCAGCTTTTGATCCAAAGGCTTGAGTCGATTGAGAATTATGAGCAAATGCTTGCGAGGGGCCTCTAAATGATGTACTCTTCCTccattatttacttgcactaTATTGTCATAATGTTATGTAAcgtattaaattatatatgagattgtttatttatttgttcttgttgCTTGATCACGTGCTTGTTCCCACTGGATATGAAGGTTTAGAGGATAAGCATATGAAACAAtgtttgggattgcttttagaaaaattaaaatcgcTCTTCTGGCAGGTGTTGGGCATGGTTATGGAGAGTGTTTGTCAGATTAATTATCCTAAGCAAACCTCTAATTAAAGGCAAAACCAACTGAGCAAGGCTAATCTTTCTCATGGTcagaaatttcatttcatgtcTTATGTCCTAGGCCAAATGAGatcccaaattttttgggactaaccaaaaaagacaaaacGGCACATGCATGTTGACTTATGGCACTCTGCGCTGGATATATGGATAGTATTATCCTAATTCAGAGGAATAGAAATTTAGACCTTGAAATGAAAACTAGTTTCTCACAATGTATTGGCTTTTGTAACTTTGCATAGGGACACATATATCAGATCAATTTCTTAATGTGGTTAGATTGTTTATCTCCATATACGTGATAGTGTCAAGGGAAAGAAGGCATACTATTGGCATGTTTGAGTAATGGATATCAGAATCattcaaattccttttttttctgtgTTTACTAACACATGGGTATTGGCATGATTCCAATTCCTTACTTTTCCTGCATTTACTTACACCcaagaaaaccaaatcaaCTAGGGAGAGTAGTTGATCTGATTCCAATTTCTTATTCACTTATTCTTAAGTTCCCCAATTCATGAGTTCTTGTGTTTTCTCATTCCTTACAAgtaaatatgagaaatttatACATGTGTTGTCACCACAACGTATCCTCTTTTGAAAACATTGATCATATCCTCTCTAGGAAGCTGTAACTTATCTAGTCTTTATCCTTTCATGATAAGAAACAGCTCCTATTGATGGTTTACAACCCTTATGATATGTTCTACATCTTATCAAACCAGTACACCAATGTTATGGTGCCTCATACATCAAATACACACATAGTGAAGTCATTTATCATCATGATCATATTCCTACATCTCACACACATCTTGATGATGTAAGAAATCATTAGCTAGGTAGCTAATTGGCTTGCAATCTTATCTTTTAaagattttctttaaatagTTGTGTTGATTTAAATAAATGCATTGATGCTAAATATAGAAGCTCGGATACGTAATATTCCAAAAAGCATAAGATACGGATCACATATCTTTCATTTCGAATTTAATCCTAGATatggttttgtttcttcaatCATATCTATCGAATAGCCACAATACCTTTGTCAGTCCGGCCGACAAAATTAGTTTGCAAACCAAACATGATAGCTGAATTTTAACTATTCTTAGGCCCCTGTTCCCTAAAAACAAACACCTgatctctctgttttttttcttttcttacttCTCATTTAAGGTAAAGATGCAAATTTTGACTGTCTTATCTTGTGAGAAGTAGTGCTGATTAACGGGTATCATGAGGCTGTGGGCTCCAATCAAAAGGCATCTTCAGTTTCTGTGCAGGATGTATGGGATCTGCAAGGATTGTGGATGGCAGCACAGCAGCAATGGAGTTGCCATTCTTTCATAGCTTTTCATGAAATGGCATGCAACGGTATGCGGAATTGacaataaaaattagtttgtgtatttaattttctaaaaagtgGAGTGTAAATTGAAAGTAACGTATAAGTTTACGGAGTAAATTAACagtaaacataaaaattaaaaaaactaaaactaaaactaaaacactaACCATGTGACgttttgaccccaaaaaaaaaaccatatgaCGTTGTCCCCACTCAATTACAACTCACATCCACCCCCATAACTTTTTGACTACAACTTTAtccaataataaaattaacaaaacagatattaaatatgaaaaacaacAAGTTTAGATTTACACATTGTAGATCCTTTGAGTGGTTTGTTGGATAGGAAAAATTATGGTGTGTGATGATGCTAGTACACGTGGCACACCAATATTGGTGTGTGTTTTAACTTcacataaattataaaatattaagtaaatttaaaattcaccATCTAGAATTTAAAATGTTATAATTTAAGTAGACTCGCAAATTATTAGGCATACTTCGTGGTCACTTGAGGCATTGCTCTCTCATAAAGGCCAGTCGGTATCcatcatgcaattgcattttcaacttgatctgaaagaacaataaaattaagTGAAAGGTAATTTGCGAGCGTCGATTGTTTGGTGGATTGAAAAGAACAAGTATTCTCCCTTTTTATCTTCGTGAAAGATGAAAAGATGTGAAAGAGTGGAGTGAGTGAGTAAAGTAGGTCGTGTCCCTTTAGTACCTTTTtatcattgtttttttattatatattttcttatagaaaataataaataaaaaatcacaaagTTAGGAGAAAAAACCTCCCTCACAAAACCCTAAGAAAAGAGAACTCTAGCTGACCCCTCGGCGGCCTTCCTCTCCTCTCATCCTCTTTTCATCCCctctttttttactttattttgctttgttattttattttgtggtgTGGAACAAACTGTAAGAAGTTGTGATAGTTGTCGTCTTTTGACCCACGCACACAAGGATTTGAATCCAATTGTCAGCCATCAACATGAGTTTGGAGTTGCAATGACAGGAAGATATCAGGTTGCGTTGTGTTCGAGTTTAACCAATACGACACTATGAGTCTAGCTGTATGGCGCTATGACTTTTTTTAGCCATCAACATCATActtcttaatttgtttgtatAATGATTTTCAGGAACTCTTTAGGAGTTTGTTATCATTTGTtagttttatctctttttagtttttgacTTACAATatgaatcttccatttctACCGACGAATTTGTATTGTAGATTTGAatatgcatgtttttggtTGTTAAATTAAGGATTTTAATCAATTTGTGGGTTGTGCGTAATTCTCTTCAGATCAATTCAACTTCTTGTTTCATTTGGTCGTTGAAAAAACCTTATCCATATTTGATGACTTTATACTTATTTCCGTTTatcttatcaataaaatactaccactctttatttaaaaaaattaaatgatttgTAGAATCAACTTGATTGAACTTCTTCTAAACAAATGAGTTGTGGTAGGGCCGAATTCAGAAATAGAGTACTGCAAAGctgaatatgaaaaatatatatataatcaaaccAAGTACAAAAGCTCAATCAAATATTACTATATTATATTGCTAAAAAGGACAGGAACCAAGTCCTACCTCTCAGAACACGACAACACCTGATGATGCCATCaccataaaaatataattgaagTATTCTCTTCAAAGCAACCCAAATCTCTCCATCTCCAACTCAACTCAACACAAAATGCATGCAGCCCAGCTCAGAAGATTCCCACACTTGAGAGCCAAAAACAACCACCTTCAATTTGGATGaagattttcatttctcaataTTAATTAAAGTGTTATTACAAAAGCCACATAATAATGACACGTAGAGCACAAATCGActtagtagtagtagtagtagtagtagtagtagtttcttccttcctcttcc includes the following:
- the LOC117622583 gene encoding uncharacterized protein LOC117622583, with amino-acid sequence MKKSTMSSPHPYQSPVIVDEKDEAKSFRVEKVGASRSHAMENGKEEAPKNKLERKSTEDINESAEAFIKKFRKQLLIQRLESIENYEQMLARGL